The sequence TGCCTCCTTTATGTTTTTTTCAAATTATTATTAGACATTTATTTTATTATTAAACCTTCAAACTTTGTTTTAACTACTCCAAAATCAAGTCTTATAAAGTTTTCTTTTGAATTGAATATATAGAATATTATATTATCTTCTTCTTTATTTATTATCTTATACAAATCACGTTTTAATTTTTTAAAATTACCTTGAGTTATATACCCTTCAAATGTTGAGTTTTGTTGCCATATCAAATACTTTTTCATTATTTTATGTATCTTCGCTACCCTCTCTTCATTAACATCATATACACTAATTAAATACATACTCATAATTTATAGGGTTTATAAACCTCCTCATCTTTTAAATGTTTTATTAATTTATAGCATTCATACCTAATTAAATTTTTATATGACATTTTTTGATCTTTATATAATGTAATTTTTGTTTCTAGCCTTTTTTCTATTTCTTCAATTAATTTAATTTGGCCAGTTTTAGATAAATAAACGCCTTCATTTACTGGAGTAAAATCTTCATCTTTTTTTATTATATTTTTATTAACAAGCGTTATTATGCTTCTATCTA is a genomic window of Marinitoga litoralis containing:
- the cas2 gene encoding CRISPR-associated endonuclease Cas2 yields the protein MSMYLISVYDVNEERVAKIHKIMKKYLIWQQNSTFEGYITQGNFKKLKRDLYKIINKEEDNIIFYIFNSKENFIRLDFGVVKTKFEGLIIK